In Gossypium arboreum isolate Shixiya-1 chromosome 5, ASM2569848v2, whole genome shotgun sequence, a single genomic region encodes these proteins:
- the LOC108450186 gene encoding transcription factor BIM2-like isoform X2 yields the protein MRTGKQSQEEEEYEDEEFGSKKQGSSSNQIMSGNAINNSNKGGKNSDKANAIRSKHSVTEQRRRSKINERFQVLRDIIPNTDQKRDTASFLLERNSHWRVQSFVGQQQAVKNGSDPGSAFAGKFNENNININPTVIASAQNPVESDPVRDTMSKAMDQQPELGSRGMPLPIRGDNMLVHPLQRPVSEAQPTECFIGNDTVNQQEDLTIEGGTINISSVYSEGLLNSLTQALQSAGLDLSQANIAVQIDLGKHANRGLTSGTSAKDPQSAPFQAMTHHRDVSNGEESDHAQKRMKK from the exons ATGAGAACAGGAAAGCAAAGTCAAGAGGAAGAAGAGTACGAGGACGAAGAGTTTGGTTCCAAAAAACAAGGCTCATCTTCTAATCAAATTATGTCCGGAAACGCCATTAACAACTCCAACAAAG GTGGGAAGAACAGTGATAAGGCTAATGCTATACGATCGAAACACTCGGTTACCGAGCAGAGGAGGAGGAGCAAGATTAATGAAAG GTTTCAAGTATTGAGAGATATAATTCCGAACACCGATCAAAAAAGAGATACGGCTTCATTCCTGCTAGAG AGAAATAGTCACTGGCGTGTTCAGAGTTTTGTCGGTCAACAACAAGCTGTTAAAAATGGTTCTGATCCGGGGTCAGCATTTGCCGGGAAGTTCAATGAGAATAACATCAATATCAATCCCACGGTGATCGCAAGTGCACAAAATCCTGTAGAATCTGATCCTGTCAGAGACACTATGTCCAAAGCTATGGATCAGCAACCAGAGTTGGGAAGCAGGGGAATGCCTCTTCCCATCCGAGGTGATAATATGCTTGTGCATCCCCTTCAGAGACCAGTCTCTGAGGCTCAACCGACTGAGTGCTTTATTGGCAATGATACAGTGAACCAACAGGAAGATCTGACTATTGAAGGAGGAACAATTAACATCTCAAGTGTCTACTCCGAAGG GTTATTGAACTCTCTGACACAAGCACTGCAGAGTGCGGGTTTGGATCTGTCACAGGCCAACATCGCTGTTCAGATCGATCTCGGAAAGCATGCTAATAGAGGGCTAACATCAGGAACATCGGCTAAG GATCCACAGAGTGCCCCATTTCAGGCAATGACCCATCATAGAGATGTGAGCAACGGAGAGGAATCCGATCATGCTCAAAAGCGGATGAAGAAATGA
- the LOC108450186 gene encoding transcription factor BIM2-like isoform X1 encodes MRTGKQSQEEEEYEDEEFGSKKQGSSSNQIMSGNAINNSNKGGKNSDKANAIRSKHSVTEQRRRSKINERFQVLRDIIPNTDQKRDTASFLLEVIEYVQYLQEKVKKYEGSYQEWNSEPAKLMPWRNSHWRVQSFVGQQQAVKNGSDPGSAFAGKFNENNININPTVIASAQNPVESDPVRDTMSKAMDQQPELGSRGMPLPIRGDNMLVHPLQRPVSEAQPTECFIGNDTVNQQEDLTIEGGTINISSVYSEGLLNSLTQALQSAGLDLSQANIAVQIDLGKHANRGLTSGTSAKDPQSAPFQAMTHHRDVSNGEESDHAQKRMKK; translated from the exons ATGAGAACAGGAAAGCAAAGTCAAGAGGAAGAAGAGTACGAGGACGAAGAGTTTGGTTCCAAAAAACAAGGCTCATCTTCTAATCAAATTATGTCCGGAAACGCCATTAACAACTCCAACAAAG GTGGGAAGAACAGTGATAAGGCTAATGCTATACGATCGAAACACTCGGTTACCGAGCAGAGGAGGAGGAGCAAGATTAATGAAAG GTTTCAAGTATTGAGAGATATAATTCCGAACACCGATCAAAAAAGAGATACGGCTTCATTCCTGCTAGAG GTGATAGAGTATGTCCAATATTTACAGGAGAAGGTTAAAAAATATGAGGGTTCATACCAGGAATGGAATTCTGAGCCCGCAAAATTAATGCCATGG AGAAATAGTCACTGGCGTGTTCAGAGTTTTGTCGGTCAACAACAAGCTGTTAAAAATGGTTCTGATCCGGGGTCAGCATTTGCCGGGAAGTTCAATGAGAATAACATCAATATCAATCCCACGGTGATCGCAAGTGCACAAAATCCTGTAGAATCTGATCCTGTCAGAGACACTATGTCCAAAGCTATGGATCAGCAACCAGAGTTGGGAAGCAGGGGAATGCCTCTTCCCATCCGAGGTGATAATATGCTTGTGCATCCCCTTCAGAGACCAGTCTCTGAGGCTCAACCGACTGAGTGCTTTATTGGCAATGATACAGTGAACCAACAGGAAGATCTGACTATTGAAGGAGGAACAATTAACATCTCAAGTGTCTACTCCGAAGG GTTATTGAACTCTCTGACACAAGCACTGCAGAGTGCGGGTTTGGATCTGTCACAGGCCAACATCGCTGTTCAGATCGATCTCGGAAAGCATGCTAATAGAGGGCTAACATCAGGAACATCGGCTAAG GATCCACAGAGTGCCCCATTTCAGGCAATGACCCATCATAGAGATGTGAGCAACGGAGAGGAATCCGATCATGCTCAAAAGCGGATGAAGAAATGA
- the LOC108450186 gene encoding transcription factor BIM2-like isoform X3 has translation MRTGKQSQEEEEYEDEEFGSKKQGSSSNQIMSGNAINNSNKGGKNSDKANAIRSKHSVTEQRRRSKINERFQVLRDIIPNTDQKRDTASFLLEVIEYVQYLQEKVKKYEGSYQEWNSEPAKLMPWRNSHWRVQSFVGQQQAVKNGSDPGSAFAGKFNENNININPTVIASAQNPVESDPVRDTMSKAMDQQPELGSRGMPLPIRGDNMLVHPLQRPVSEAQPTECFIGNDTVNQQEDLTIEGGTINISSVYSEGVRVWICHRPTSLFRSISESMLIEG, from the exons ATGAGAACAGGAAAGCAAAGTCAAGAGGAAGAAGAGTACGAGGACGAAGAGTTTGGTTCCAAAAAACAAGGCTCATCTTCTAATCAAATTATGTCCGGAAACGCCATTAACAACTCCAACAAAG GTGGGAAGAACAGTGATAAGGCTAATGCTATACGATCGAAACACTCGGTTACCGAGCAGAGGAGGAGGAGCAAGATTAATGAAAG GTTTCAAGTATTGAGAGATATAATTCCGAACACCGATCAAAAAAGAGATACGGCTTCATTCCTGCTAGAG GTGATAGAGTATGTCCAATATTTACAGGAGAAGGTTAAAAAATATGAGGGTTCATACCAGGAATGGAATTCTGAGCCCGCAAAATTAATGCCATGG AGAAATAGTCACTGGCGTGTTCAGAGTTTTGTCGGTCAACAACAAGCTGTTAAAAATGGTTCTGATCCGGGGTCAGCATTTGCCGGGAAGTTCAATGAGAATAACATCAATATCAATCCCACGGTGATCGCAAGTGCACAAAATCCTGTAGAATCTGATCCTGTCAGAGACACTATGTCCAAAGCTATGGATCAGCAACCAGAGTTGGGAAGCAGGGGAATGCCTCTTCCCATCCGAGGTGATAATATGCTTGTGCATCCCCTTCAGAGACCAGTCTCTGAGGCTCAACCGACTGAGTGCTTTATTGGCAATGATACAGTGAACCAACAGGAAGATCTGACTATTGAAGGAGGAACAATTAACATCTCAAGTGTCTACTCCGAAGG AGTGCGGGTTTGGATCTGTCACAGGCCAACATCGCTGTTCAGATCGATCTCGGAAAGCATGCTAATAGAGGGCTAA